The following is a genomic window from Doryrhamphus excisus isolate RoL2022-K1 chromosome 3, RoL_Dexc_1.0, whole genome shotgun sequence.
GGTTGAAGCATGTGTCCATACATTACTGGCTCGGTGTACCAACGTGGTATTTCCTATGTCACACATTGTTAGTGGTCATTTATTTGCACACAGTAACCATTGTGGAGTGATATGTGAGAATGCTAACTGACAATATACATTCCATCCTTTAAGGACACCAATACACAGCGTGTCACAGTCGGTCAGTACACAAAGTCACTCATTCTTTTTCTTCTGCTAATCTGATGCATGCATATAGTCTACACTCACActtacggacaatttggagcttCCAATTAgaatggtagaaaaaaaatgtagctgTCAGTGGGGGCCTGCattgcagtgcatgcccataattAAACCGTTGCAGATGGACAGGAAACCAACTGAAGCCCAAGTATAGATCAATATTGATAACCAACATTGGGATTGATATGGATTTTAGATCGATCCGCGCACATACAACCACATAAGCTaaaccctgctagcttccattcatgctCTAAGAGGAGATTCAGACAACTTTTGCCTGCGTTTATCTCCATTTTAACTTGCGTAGATCGGGAGGGGATTGTTCAGTCTTTCGAGATTTTGTGCCACGATTGAGCGATACTTCCACAAACAAACTTTCTTTCTCCTCACGATTACAGCATTTGATTCATCTTATATCACCGCCACGCCGCAAAGTCATGAACTCGGCTTCTTTAGGTTTATGATTTGCAtcggtataagtcattttcttatcattggaagcaTCTATACCGGTAAACAAAATATATAGGCCAATCCTAGTAGGAAGCCTAGCGGattattggacacttttggagacTTAACATGAAAGCACATAACAGTCTTCTCAAAAGAGTGGACGTAGAAACTTTGGACGTTTTACTTTTTATAAAACCCTtgctttgtatatttgtatttaaacatCTGACCTAATATTGACTATTTACATTGCATCAGTGTAGAAATATGACACTCCTCCGATGCCCGATTAGAAAAAActacacaggaaaaaaacagacaaaattcATGATGTATTTGTTTACAGTTTTTCCTCGCTTTTTGCCTATCACAGCATCTAAAAATGACATGCACATGCCAATTATCATCTAAGACACCACCACACAtacattgcagtcctgtgggaaacactgttgTGGTCAAATGAACGCTGTCAGCAGTTGAAAGACGTATGTGACGGCAAGCGCTAAGTCAAAGATAGCATGTCAGCCGTTGGTGTGACACTTCTTAACGTGCATTTTCAGGGCGTGGTTGGCGATGAAGCTTCGCGAGCACGTGGTGCAGGCAAAGGGTCGCATTCCCGTGTGGATGTTGAGGTGAGACTTGAGGTGCGCGGACTGCGTGAACCTCTTGCCGCACTGCTGACAAATGAAGGGCTTTTCTCCTGTGTGGATGCGCATGTGAACGTCCAGGTTCTGAGATGTGGCAAAGGTCTTGTTACAGACGGAGCAAATGAAGCGCCGACCTTTGCCCCCCCCGTAGGCGTCGGCTAGGTCTCCCGTCTGGTACTCAAATGTTGTGTCATTGTGGCCAACCGGCGCCGAGCCTGAGACACTGATCATCTTGAGGCCAAAGGCGTCGCCGGGTGGATTGTGGTCGAAGTGGGCCAAGGTCACATGACTCTGCAGCGGCTCACTCCATGCACTGCTTATGTTAGTGGAAGACGGCCCGTCCATCACAGCAGTCGTGGACATATAAGACAAACGACTGTCCTGGCCCACAAGATGAACCTCAGGTTCTTCCAGAGGAGCGAATGACGGACACGACTCAGCCGCCGTCGTGTCATCAGCAGCCGGCGTGGGGGAGCAACCAAGAGTGTCTGAGTACATGGTAACCCCGTcctgacttcctgctttcctgtcCAACTCCTTGTCTCTCACTCGATGCCTTTTCTTTTGCCGGGTGGTGGACGATGGCATGACATCCTCTACTGAAGACAAATAATTGTGGCGTTACCGTTTAGTTCCGCCCCTTtcagatgacatcatcactcaCCTTTCTCAACGTCAGAGTCTTCATCTTTAATCAACACCACGTCAggaagctgcaaaaaaaaaaaaaaaacccgcgaAACACGTCAGCTGTCACCTTAAGACTGATACCAAAACACCACAGGTTTGAGAcccatagcatagcatagcttaGCATAACATTACCAAGGTTAAAGGATGGAGCAAGACAGCGCTCTGTGAGGATTGGTGGACAGGACCTTTGTCCTTCTGATGTCATAAACAAAGATATAAAGTACAGCACTAGAACTTTACTGTGACGTCATAACTGGTTGTAAATATAATGTAACTGTATTGGAATCAGTTATCAAATCATTAAATAAGATCAAAACAGGGGAACTAAAATGTCTGCTGTAACAACTAACACAAGCGATTGATTAAATCAACAGTATAAACAAGATGCTACCGATTTAACTAATCAATTTGTTACACCGGGCGTGTATTCATGCTCACACCTCCTCGCCGGACATTTGAGCGTCCTCGCCGGCTTCAGCTCCTCCGTCGCCCGGCTGCGGCTGCGGCTGCTCGGCCTCCTTGCTGCCAAAACTGCCCCGAACCACCACAGCCTCGATGAGGTCCAGTCTGCTCTTGAGCTGCTGGTTCTCGGTGCGCAGGCCGGCCAAGGCTCCATCCACCAGCTCGCAGATCTCTACCACAGCCGCCTGGCTCAGCGCCGCCATGATGACGCTCAGCTGCTCCTGAAGAGCTTGTCCCGTTAAGAGAGACATTGTGTTGCTGGACCGGACCGAACAAAACCGAACCTCCTACCCAATGACAGAACTTGACTGTGAGGGTGTTACTTTGGAGCACCACTCGCGGACTATTACATCAAATACAAAACGTTCCACTTCCGCCCACCCTTCCGGCGGAAATGAACAGTTGACGTTACAAAATAAAAGGATTTTATTAGCACGCGAAAGTCAATACGAGTAAAAATCACGGTTCAATTAAAAAGTCCCTGACATAAATATAAGTTGTTTAATTGTGGTGGatgtgtggttagcatgttggccacacatttTTTGGCATCTTTGGCATCTCTAGAACCACGTTTATTTTTACCGTAAATTCATTCTCCACATACACAGCACACTTCCGCGACAGCCCTTTAAAATAAGAGCACCATTTGCCTTATGTCTGTGTAAACGAACAATTTAAAATATCTTACAGAttcagttggaattgcatggcaCAGGCATTATAGTTCGgtgaagatttagtagcaatacGTGCAGAGGCTGAAATTCCATTAGAAAGTTTTACAGTTTGTTAGCGATAAATAATCGTGCTTTtcaatttgagacaagtgtatttcattacaTGCCTTAAGGATTGTAGCTTTTGATACAAGACTCCACTGGATTAAAAtttgatattgttttatatcATCATATGGCGATACATCCCCAAATCATTGTGGTATATgccaaggtatgaatgtgagtgtgaataattgtttgtctatatgtgccctacgcTTGGCTGGCAacagtatagaagatggatggatcaacCATTGAATGCACTTGGTTCAACACTCAAAGttgtagtttattttagttaccTTTTTATTAAGAAACAAACATGCTGTTGTGGCAAACCCAACTGTCAACAAATTTCTCACCCCAGGCTCACACTGAGGACTTGTCTACACGTTGCAGGCTATTTTTAAAACCGCTTATTTTACCGTCTGTTTATGAAAAACATTATGTCCACGCAACCttgtattaaaaaacaaacaaaccaacgtGTAACCCTATAAATGCATTGGGTTATTGGTGTCCACCCCAACAGGTTTTGAAAACCTGCAGGCTCGTGTGGATTGGCCAAATCgtggaaaaataactttgtttGATGAGATACCCGCTTATGTGTGAACAGGGCCTGAATCCGCTGCAGCCTCCGGCATTCTGGAAGATTTAAATCCCTGTTGTAGGTTCACATTAGCTTCGTGCAGAGCAGCTCTGGCTACAGCGGTTTTCAGTCAACGAGTGCCACTTTGCATCAATCTGGGCTGGATCAGGATCGGAGCTGCACCGTAGTCAGTGTGAGTCCGTTTACAGGGCTCAGCTGTCAGCCTTACAGGAAGTGCTTACAGGAAGGCCACACAGTGTGAAGTCATGATGATGAAGCCACCATCAGGACGGTTGAAGGTCTACAATAAGTTAAAACTTATCACACAAAAGCGTGAGTACATTTATTTGGGAAGGAGATTCACCCTTCCTGCAGGTGGAGGGGGGCGGGGTGTGCTGGCTCTGCAGGGTGGTGTTTCTGCAAGTGGATGCGGAGGTTCTGTTTGCCAGCAAACCTCTTGGTGCAGTGCTGGCAGCTGAAGGGTCTCTCGCCCGTGTGGACACTCTGGTGGGTCTTCAAGTGGCCCGACTGCGTGAAGCGCTTCCCGCACTGGCCGCAGCTGTACGGACGCTCGCCTGTGTGAACGCGCACATGCGTCTCGAGGCTGCGTGAGGACGTGAAGCATTTGCCGCAATAGTTGCAGACGAAGCGTCTGTTGAGGCGGTTCTGATCCAGAGCCTCCAGCTTATGCGCCACCAGGCCCAGCGCTAAAGGGAAAGCCGTGGTTAAGTCAGACATCTTTTCTAATGTCATCGGCCGGTGGTCCCGCTCTAGATGCTGCCTGTGAGAGACAGCCATTACGCTCGGCAGGCCCTGATTGGCCCATGGAGGGCAGAAGTCCACCTCGCTGTTGTCGGACCATGAGGCAGGCAGCGAGTCGACCCGGTTCAGTTCACCCGTGGTACGACCTCCTGAAGCTAAGACCAATCCTTTCCTCTGCGCTGCAGACAAGACTTCTTCGTCTGACTCGGAGGCCAAATCAAACATGTCTGTTGCGTCGCCGGCACCACCTGCTAGACCCGGAGACTCTGGAGCACTGACGGAACTGTGAGGCTCGACGAGGTGGTTGTCGTTATTTTCCCAAGGCTTCACATCAGCTGATGGGGTGGCAGACGTGCCAGATGGACCTCCTTGACCGTCATCTGGCGATGGTTGCAGCACCGCTCCTTGAAACACACAGACGTTATGTAGATGCCAACGTTAACATGTTAATATCACAGCATGTGATTCCACTTCATACCGTCCTCATCAATGAGCTTCTGGCCATGGGTGTAGttggccacttcctgtttgatcaCAACATCCCCTTCACTCGCCTGAGAGAAGAGAAGTTTTCTTTCTAAAAAAATCATGTAGATGACACCCTCATCAAGCAGCATCCCCTTCTATCAAATCTATGAGGACCTCGGCTCTGTCAGTGACCTCTCACCTCTGCTGCTTGTGCGGAGGAAACGCTCGGCCCACTTCTCCTTCCACCGCTTTCTGAATTGGAGACTCCTGATGATGTTACACACACTGTAATAGAATGAAAATAtaaaggatttaaaaaaatatatatatttgtttatactcactttcttttcacttttacattctAAGCGCTACTACTGTAGTACAATACTGTAGTATAGCACATAGTACAATTTTTAACTATGatccaaataaaataattctagCTACTACAATATACACATTAAGACAGAGTGTAAATTGGCACCACTTGATGAAGTACAATGtttgaaggggacctattgtgctcattttttgaccctttgtattgagttgtggacatctatagagcagctacaaacgataacctgcacagaaagaaCTTTTAAGAttttccacaatctgcacccattccctctgtatttccttggattttgtgcttcccgtgaaaactattttaatttattccacccacacccTGACCCCAGGCCAggtatgcccactccgctgtggttggtcacactctgcTCAGGACTTTCGGTGTTGTTCCGCTAGCTgtcaaacccaactttataggagttgataataaacagtgatttatctttttaaaatgttagcttttcctatacagccatatgtgttggatcccgaatccaatCCGGAAATAGGGACTGGACCGGACTGACATTGTTGCGTGCTGAGGAAGTATGCATGtgagcttcccagcatgccgtgtgaatacctgtcaacatttgcatttgacaATAACAcaaattttggggaaaataacAAATTGTCATCTTTCCACCAACATTTTTTAGGCCAGTGTATTATTTTTAGAGTGAATACTATTTATTGTAGTACTATGTGTAATAGTACAATAATAGTGTGATATTACTACTATGGTTCCAGTATAGTATTGAACTATGGTTCAAATAAACAATCCTAAATACTATCATACCGTACTGCTAtcgtagtagcagtagtagtagtagtaatcggCAGTGGTGAAACAGTAGTACAATATCAATACAGTAGTTATCAATACAGCTGTAGTTGTACAATAGTAGTTTTAACAGCAGAGCCCAGTGTATTACAACTAAAATATGCTCAAATTTAACTTTAAAGATTAAAGGCTGAAACAAACCGGCTCAGCTTGACGTGCAgctcaaaaaaatgtaaaattgaaTTCTCAATTGTGTCCACCGGCTTTGCCGCCTGCGGCCTAACACTCACCGGTGGTTGAGTCCCCGGTCTTTCCACAGGGGTCCTCCTGGCTCCCGGGGCCCAGCACGGCCACTCGCCCACCGTCGTGCCCCCTTGCGACGATGGTCTCAATGAGGTCCAGCTTCCTCCTCAGGGCCTCATTCTCCTGGCGACTGCGGCTGATCTCCAGTTGGAGGACGGCGTAGCTTTCGTCTACCAGGTGGCTGATCTCCGCCACGGCGGCCCGGGTCAGACCGTCCATGATGGCGGCAAGCTGCGAGTGGAATGCCACCAAGCTCTTCATCGCCATATTTCTACCGAGGTGAGGGTCAAAGAAGTTTTTTCAAGCTCCCAGAAAGAGAAGAATGTCTGACTTTGTTGGTTGGTTGAGTGACGCGCAGCCCAGccgtttctttgttttgttgttgttgtttttttgcttcttcttcttcttcttcttgttttggTTTAATGGTTGCAACAATGACTTTTTAAAGGTGCATACCGCCACCTACTGTACCAGAGTATGTATCAATGGGCAAGTGACTTATTTTATAATCAGATGAGTAGGAGAGAAATCAAATAATAGTACTACTAAGAATAAtggtaataaatattataataatataatattatattattatacataactataatattctatatttatagtaatggtaataattattttattataacattCTTTTAAACAGTCCTAAAAACGCAAAAGCCCAAAAGTCAaaagtaattaaataaaattgtaataaaaattaattcattcattttcgcaggggtgctggagcctatcccagctgtcttcgggcgagaggcagggtacaccctggactggtggccagccaatcacagggcacatatagacaaacaaccattcacactcacattcatacctatggacaatttggagtcaccaattaagcattagcatgttttggaaaccggagtacctggagagaacatgcaaactccacacagagatagccgagggtgggattgaactcaggtctcctagctgtgaggtctgcacgctaaccactcgaccgccgtgcagcccttctgaCGTGTTGTCATGTTTAATATGATGTTCAGAATATTTCACCGGCCAATTAAGGAATTAATTGCAGGGCCGGGcgtcacggcggtcgagtggttcgcgcgcagacctcagagctaggagaccatggttcaattccaccctcggccatctctgtgtggagtttgcatgttctccccgtgcatgcgtgggttttctccgggtactccggtttcctcccacattccaaaaacatgctaggttaattggtgactccaaattgtccataggtatgaatgtgagtgtgaatggttgtttgtctatatgtgccctgtgattggctggtgaccagtccagggtgtaccccgcctctcgcccgaagacagctgggataggctccagcacccccgcgaccctcgtgaggaaaagcggtagaaaatgaataaatgaatgaatgaatgaatgaatgaattgcaggGCCTAAATGGCCccctgagccgcactttggacaccaatgactaaacatgtttttgaattAATTCACATGAGATTCAAGGCGCTAATGAACCGCTGATACTTAGGTATTAGGTATACCTTCAACGCCATGATTCATTAACCACACCCACTCATCAAAGTCAATGACAGCTCATCTGTGCGACGCATGCTGGAAGACTTTGTAACTGTTGTCTTTTTTCCTCCACAGAAGATACGATAAAGATAGTTCTAATGCGGAGTGAGACCCTCCGGTGAAAAATGTTTGTATCAAACATGACATCGTGCTTGAACGAGTGGCGACATCATATTTACATCAAACGTGACATCACGATCTAGGAAGGGCCTGAGTTTGAAGCATCAATCAGCAGGAACATTTGTATCATTCCGGATCGTGACATCGTGAATaaatctacttcctgtttggatcAAGATGGATGGTGAAAGTTACATCTCCGGTCAGGCGCTCCTGGCCTTGACGGAGAAATACTTCCTGGGGATTTCGCCTGCGCAGTGGGCCTTGTTGGCCGCAGGTGTACGTGACCCCGCCATCGACATGCTCCTCGCGGACATGTGCGGTGAGATTGTGCAGACGGTGGCCACGGAGGTTCTGAGGTTGGTGGTGCCGGTGCTGGTGGAGCACCTGGAGGGCCGCGCCTCCCCCGATGAGATGAGCACCGCCATCGAAAGGTGCACCCCGCAGCTCGGCGACAGGATCATGACCACATTCGCCGCTGCCGCCGATGTACCTGAGATGGAGTTTGTGGGCGCTAAGCGCTTCACAACCCTGATCGAGAATGAGGCCAACGTGAGAATGAACTCTGTGTTAAGCTCCGCCCTCAGCAGTGAGGGCCAATCAGAGCCTATGCTTTATGTTAACGCTACCATGTCCAGCGTCAACACGCTGTACGAGATGGTGAGCCACGCTCACAAATGTTTGTCTTACTTGAGCAAGATGACTCAGCGCTTCTACAAGATGAGCGGCTTGACCCCTGTGGACATGGAGGCCGCTACCCGGGCCGTGGCAAGAATCCTGCTGAAGTGGGCCCAGGAGGGGCGGGACAGTGATGACGGAGAACTCACAGAGCGCTCGGAAGACGCTCAGTCCACAGCACAAGACATCATCCAGACCATGATCCAACTCCAGCAGCAGTCCGAGCGCGCTGGCACCAGTGTGGCCACCGTGGTGTCAAAACCTTGCATCGACATGAGCGCCATATTGGAAAAGGTCAAGCGTTTCTTTGCGTCACGACCTAAACCCTCCGCGAGCACCGACGAGCTCACCGTCAGGAGCTCGCTGAACGAGGTGCGGTGCGCTCAGTTCATGAAAATGATGGCGGGACTGAAGAGCATGTTCAAGAAGCCTAAACCACCATTTGTGGTCAGCCTGCCGCTGCGTTCGAGCCAGAACACCACACAGCCATTGGCCACCGGTAGAAGCAGCCAAAAGATGTCCAGGGCGTCGTCGCAACCTCTGACGGAGGAAGAGCTCAACAGCGAGTTTAACAGTCTCACCTCCGACCTCATCGACCGGGAATTGGAAAGCTGCAGCGAGGACAACCAGCAGCAGCTGACAAACACCGTGTACGAACACCTAATCGCCACACAGCAAGACACCACTAAGACGGTCCGACAGCACTCGTACTTGAACGTCCTGTACGCCATCACGGACGA
Proteins encoded in this region:
- the LOC131125756 gene encoding B-cell CLL/lymphoma 6 member B protein-like isoform X2, which encodes MSLLTGQALQEQLSVIMAALSQAAVVEICELVDGALAGLRTENQQLKSRLDLIEAVVVRGSFGSKEAEQPQPQPGDGGAEAGEDAQMSGEELPDVVLIKDEDSDVEKEDVMPSSTTRQKKRHRVRDKELDRKAGSQDGVTMYSDTLGCSPTPAADDTTAAESCPSFAPLEEPEVHLVGQDSRLSYMSTTAVMDGPSSTNISSAWSEPLQSHVTLAHFDHNPPGDAFGLKMISVSGSAPVGHNDTTFEYQTGDLADAYGGGKGRRFICSVCNKTFATSQNLDVHMRIHTGEKPFICQQCGKRFTQSAHLKSHLNIHTGMRPFACTTCSRSFIANHALKMHVKKCHTNG
- the LOC131125756 gene encoding B-cell CLL/lymphoma 6 member B protein-like isoform X1 — translated: MSLLTGQALQEQLSVIMAALSQAAVVEICELVDGALAGLRTENQQLKSRLDLIEAVVVRGSFGSKEAEQPQPQPGDGGAEAGEDAQMSGEELPDVVLIKDEDSDVEKVEDVMPSSTTRQKKRHRVRDKELDRKAGSQDGVTMYSDTLGCSPTPAADDTTAAESCPSFAPLEEPEVHLVGQDSRLSYMSTTAVMDGPSSTNISSAWSEPLQSHVTLAHFDHNPPGDAFGLKMISVSGSAPVGHNDTTFEYQTGDLADAYGGGKGRRFICSVCNKTFATSQNLDVHMRIHTGEKPFICQQCGKRFTQSAHLKSHLNIHTGMRPFACTTCSRSFIANHALKMHVKKCHTNG
- the LOC131125712 gene encoding uncharacterized protein LOC131125712, producing MAMKSLVAFHSQLAAIMDGLTRAAVAEISHLVDESYAVLQLEISRSRQENEALRRKLDLIETIVARGHDGGRVAVLGPGSQEDPCGKTGDSTTVCVTSSGVSNSESGGRRSGPSVSSAQAAEASEGDVVIKQEVANYTHGQKLIDEDGAVLQPSPDDGQGGPSGTSATPSADVKPWENNDNHLVEPHSSVSAPESPGLAGGAGDATDMFDLASESDEEVLSAAQRKGLVLASGGRTTGELNRVDSLPASWSDNSEVDFCPPWANQGLPSVMAVSHRQHLERDHRPMTLEKMSDLTTAFPLALGLVAHKLEALDQNRLNRRFVCNYCGKCFTSSRSLETHVRVHTGERPYSCGQCGKRFTQSGHLKTHQSVHTGERPFSCQHCTKRFAGKQNLRIHLQKHHPAEPAHPAPLHLQEG